In Methylophaga thalassica, one genomic interval encodes:
- a CDS encoding methyl-accepting chemotaxis protein — MQFIKNLPIGKKIFSVVIILGITQVIISAFAIFKMNNISEEFSVIHEMSLPLEKNVSEASQLQLKKAAELQQLMIDAKSGARRNIIKEHFTSIENITAQTNQAMQDIVTILDKSKGKVLDADLHADVLSLDENTAKVVEQQANYQKYVDSAIQIIKRGGSMSGGGYLSKDEQAQLQDIEAKLFESLQAMQASIDNITNRSVKNVQNVQRSSLFSLIAMAVASLIIGIFISKIIISNIVTPIKGVMAVLTSMAQDNDLTKRMNFDSADEVGAMGKTFNRFVEKLQSLVISITQASEQLSTAAEETSVVSISTNKNIAKQKNETVHVASAITEMTATVQEVAISAEKASEAAIKGDKDSESGRKVVEEIVASINNLAAEINTSTSVIKTLKSDSENIGTVLDVIKSIAEQTNLLALNAAIEAARAGDQGRGFAVVADEVRSLAQKTQDSTKEIEDLILTLQQGSDNAVNSMALNQKSIEGLVSKAVDATNSLKEITNSVSSITEMNTLIATAAEQQSHVVNEINSNVHNIQQVSENTAEGSEQVSQASQEIAQLSEKLTSMVKQFKVS; from the coding sequence ATGCAGTTTATTAAGAACCTTCCTATCGGGAAAAAGATTTTCAGTGTGGTTATTATTCTTGGCATAACCCAAGTGATCATCTCTGCTTTTGCTATCTTCAAAATGAATAATATTTCAGAGGAATTTTCTGTTATTCATGAGATGTCACTGCCACTTGAAAAAAATGTGTCTGAAGCGAGTCAGCTTCAATTAAAAAAAGCGGCTGAATTACAGCAGTTGATGATTGATGCCAAATCAGGGGCGAGAAGAAACATCATCAAAGAGCATTTCACCAGCATAGAAAATATCACTGCACAAACCAATCAAGCGATGCAAGACATCGTCACTATCCTGGATAAATCGAAAGGCAAGGTACTTGATGCTGATTTACACGCGGATGTGCTTAGTCTGGACGAAAATACAGCTAAAGTAGTTGAGCAGCAGGCTAATTATCAGAAATACGTTGATAGTGCGATTCAGATTATCAAACGCGGTGGAAGTATGTCGGGCGGTGGTTATTTATCAAAGGATGAGCAGGCACAGCTACAGGATATCGAAGCAAAATTATTTGAAAGCTTACAAGCCATGCAAGCGAGCATTGATAATATTACAAACCGGTCAGTAAAAAATGTTCAGAATGTGCAGCGCTCCAGTTTATTTAGCCTGATTGCAATGGCAGTGGCTTCACTAATAATTGGTATTTTCATCTCAAAAATTATTATTAGTAATATCGTTACCCCCATTAAAGGCGTGATGGCTGTTCTTACCTCAATGGCTCAGGATAATGATTTAACAAAACGGATGAACTTTGACAGCGCTGATGAAGTAGGTGCGATGGGGAAAACATTTAATCGTTTTGTCGAAAAACTTCAGAGTTTGGTCATTAGTATTACTCAAGCATCAGAGCAATTATCGACTGCAGCCGAAGAAACCTCAGTGGTGAGTATTTCAACCAATAAGAATATTGCTAAACAAAAAAATGAAACGGTGCACGTCGCATCGGCTATCACCGAGATGACAGCAACCGTACAAGAAGTTGCGATTAGTGCTGAAAAGGCCTCTGAAGCGGCTATTAAAGGCGATAAAGACTCGGAGTCTGGTCGTAAAGTTGTTGAGGAAATTGTTGCCTCAATTAATAACCTTGCAGCAGAAATTAATACTTCAACCTCTGTCATTAAAACTCTGAAATCAGATAGTGAAAACATCGGTACCGTACTTGATGTAATTAAAAGCATTGCTGAACAAACAAACTTACTTGCTTTAAATGCAGCTATTGAAGCGGCCCGAGCTGGTGATCAAGGGCGTGGTTTTGCTGTTGTGGCTGATGAAGTGCGTTCTTTAGCACAAAAAACACAAGACTCAACCAAAGAGATTGAAGACCTGATCCTTACTTTGCAGCAAGGATCAGATAATGCTGTTAACTCGATGGCACTGAATCAGAAGAGTATTGAAGGGCTTGTGTCAAAAGCGGTAGATGCCACTAATTCATTAAAAGAAATTACCAATTCGGTTAGCTCAATCACTGAGATGAATACCTTGATTGCGACCGCAGCCGAGCAGCAAAGTCATGTGGTCAACGAAATTAATAGCAATGTGCATAATATTCAACAGGTGTCAGAAAACACAGCCGAAGGATCTGAGCAGGTATCACAGGCGAGCCAGGAAATTGCGCAATTGAGTGAAAAACTCACCAGTATGGTCAAGCAGTTTAAAGTATCGTAA
- a CDS encoding DUF2726 domain-containing protein, translating to MSFVFIGLFIVILVAVLLLALMKDDKDKTEKTTDYPYSKQPSLLTPAELSFQHSLKLAVDGQYDISSKVRLADIVIVKQTKSKSEWQKAFNKIQSKHVDFVLTDTKTADILCAIELDDASHSKPARQLRDDFLDNVLRVARVPLLRFTVEQSYQSQLIAEKIKNAIHPEFAIQFSSDVVMDDIKILINPDR from the coding sequence ATGTCATTTGTTTTTATTGGATTGTTTATTGTCATATTAGTGGCTGTTCTGCTTCTCGCCTTGATGAAGGATGACAAGGATAAAACAGAAAAGACAACAGACTATCCCTACAGTAAACAACCATCATTACTCACTCCGGCAGAACTCTCATTCCAACATAGCCTGAAACTTGCCGTCGATGGACAGTATGATATTTCTTCTAAAGTGCGACTGGCTGATATCGTCATCGTAAAGCAAACGAAGTCTAAATCTGAGTGGCAAAAAGCCTTTAACAAAATTCAGTCCAAGCACGTTGATTTTGTTCTGACTGACACGAAAACAGCCGATATTTTATGTGCGATAGAACTCGATGATGCTTCACATAGCAAGCCTGCAAGACAACTCCGTGATGACTTCCTCGATAATGTATTACGAGTTGCCAGAGTGCCTTTATTACGTTTCACAGTAGAGCAAAGTTATCAGTCGCAATTGATAGCCGAGAAAATAAAGAATGCGATTCATCCTGAATTTGCTATTCAATTTTCATCTGATGTCGTGATGGATGACATAAAAATTCTGATCAATCCGGATAGATAA
- the csrA gene encoding carbon storage regulator CsrA produces MLILTRRVGESLIIGDDVVVNVLGVKGNQVRIGVDAPKDVTVHREEIYDRIQAEKDQPNVS; encoded by the coding sequence ATGTTAATACTCACACGTCGTGTTGGCGAATCACTCATCATCGGTGACGATGTTGTTGTAAACGTACTTGGTGTTAAAGGTAATCAGGTAAGAATTGGTGTAGACGCTCCTAAAGACGTCACCGTGCACCGTGAAGAAATCTACGATCGCATTCAGGCTGAAAAAGATCAGCCAAATGTGAGTTAA
- a CDS encoding aspartate kinase produces MSLIVQKYGGTSVGSAERIREVAKKIIDYRNQGHDLVVVVSAMSGETNRLIDLAKQLSDNPRGRELDVLLSTGEQVTIALLSLTLAQMGMPAVSYTGSQVRILTDNAHNKARIMEIDDKNIRQDLNQGKVVVVAGFQGCDENGNITTLGRGGSDTTAVALAAALKADECQIYTDVDGVYTTDPRVVSEARRLDSITFEEMLEMASLGAKVLQIRSVEFASKYNVPLRVLSSFTEGGGTLIAAEDPSMEQALISGIAFNRDEAKLTILGVPDHPGIASQILGPIAAENIEVDMIIQNTGHDSTTDFTFTVHRNDYQAALTILQRTAEELGAREVNGNEKIAKISVVGVGMRSHAGIASTMFGSLAKENINISMISTSEIKISVVIDEKYLELGVRTLHKAFNLEQAPA; encoded by the coding sequence ATGTCTTTAATTGTTCAAAAATATGGTGGCACATCTGTTGGCTCCGCTGAACGTATCCGCGAAGTAGCCAAAAAGATCATTGATTATCGTAATCAAGGTCATGATTTAGTCGTGGTCGTTTCAGCGATGAGTGGCGAAACAAATCGTTTAATCGATTTAGCCAAACAACTAAGCGATAACCCGCGTGGCCGTGAGTTAGATGTGCTTTTATCAACAGGTGAGCAAGTTACCATTGCACTGCTCAGTTTGACACTTGCTCAAATGGGTATGCCCGCTGTTTCTTATACAGGCAGTCAAGTCCGCATCCTGACTGATAATGCACATAACAAAGCACGGATTATGGAGATTGACGACAAGAATATTCGTCAGGATCTCAATCAGGGCAAAGTGGTGGTGGTTGCAGGATTTCAAGGGTGTGATGAGAATGGTAACATCACCACTCTTGGTCGCGGTGGTAGTGACACAACGGCTGTTGCATTAGCAGCTGCACTAAAAGCGGATGAATGCCAGATATACACCGATGTCGATGGCGTCTATACCACTGATCCCAGAGTTGTTTCTGAAGCACGTCGCCTAGACTCTATTACTTTCGAAGAAATGCTGGAAATGGCCAGCTTAGGTGCAAAAGTTTTGCAAATACGCTCTGTCGAATTTGCGAGTAAATATAACGTCCCATTACGTGTCCTTTCCTCATTTACTGAAGGTGGTGGCACATTAATCGCGGCTGAGGACCCATCAATGGAACAAGCTTTAATTTCAGGTATTGCATTTAATCGTGATGAAGCCAAACTGACTATTCTTGGTGTACCTGATCACCCAGGCATTGCTTCACAAATTCTCGGCCCTATCGCAGCTGAGAACATTGAAGTCGATATGATCATTCAAAATACCGGTCATGACTCGACAACAGACTTTACATTTACTGTTCATCGCAATGACTATCAAGCTGCGTTAACTATCTTACAAAGAACGGCTGAAGAGCTGGGTGCCAGAGAGGTTAATGGTAACGAGAAAATTGCCAAAATCTCTGTTGTCGGTGTAGGCATGCGCTCGCACGCAGGTATTGCCAGCACAATGTTCGGTTCACTAGCAAAAGAAAACATCAATATCAGTATGATATCTACTTCAGAAATCAAAATCTCTGTGGTTATTGATGAGAAATACCTGGAGCTGGGGGTTAGAACATTACATAAGGCATTTAATCTAGAACAAGCACCTGCTTAA
- the alaS gene encoding alanine--tRNA ligase yields MKSSADIRKLFLDFFASKGHEVVASSPLVPANDPTLLFTNAGMVQFKETFLGQETRKYTRAVTTQRCVRAGGKHNDLENVGYTARHHTFFEMLGNFSFGDYFKREAIQYAWEFLTETLGLPAEKLWITVFEEDDEAADIWLKEIGVSAERFSRIGAKDNFWSMGDTGPCGPCSEIFYDHGEDVAGGPPGTPEEDGDRYIEIWNLVFMQFNRSADGTLTPLPKPSVDTGMGLERLAAVLQHVHNNYEIDLFQHLIQAIQKLSGTEDHTNFSLRVIADHIRSCSFMVTDGVYPSNEGRGYVLRRIIRRAIRHGHKLGLKDNFFYKLVQPLVDEMGEAFPELAQSQELVEKALQQEETRFADTLDNGLKILDQAIEDMGDKEIPGETVFLLYDTYGFPIDLTADIARERGLTIDIAGFERAMEAQRSRARSASQFSGGLSDQITIDSSTEFCGYDLTQHDSTILAIIVNGEHVDSISEGQEGLIVLDKTPFYAESGGQVGDHGDINVDNASFTVTDTRKQSQAFTHIGRCEHGRFQVGQHVTAQIDENNRLATALNHSATHLLHAALRKVLGEHVMQKGSLVNPQRLRFDFSHFEPVTRAQLREIERLVNQQIRLNHPVETRLMAIEEAKKSGAMALFGEKYDDEVRVLSMSDFSIELCGGTHVKQTGDIGMLKIISEAGIASGVRRIEAVTGEKAIDYIEQMESTLTDVSELLKAKPANVQDKASQLVQRQRELEKELDVLKAKLASSAGNDLADSATDINGIKVLASTLEGADGKSLRDTVDQLKNKLGTAAIVLTAVQDEKITIIAGVTKDITDKIRAGDLVGHIASQVGGKGGGRPDMAQGGGNEPQNLAAALASVPDWVTSKLEN; encoded by the coding sequence ATGAAAAGTAGCGCAGATATTCGCAAGTTGTTTCTCGACTTTTTCGCAAGTAAAGGTCATGAAGTCGTAGCAAGTAGTCCTCTTGTCCCTGCTAATGACCCCACTCTTCTATTCACCAATGCAGGTATGGTGCAATTTAAGGAAACCTTCTTAGGTCAAGAGACGCGTAAGTACACGCGTGCTGTCACGACACAGCGATGTGTGCGTGCCGGCGGTAAACACAATGACTTGGAAAATGTCGGTTACACCGCTCGCCACCATACGTTCTTTGAAATGCTGGGTAACTTCAGCTTTGGTGATTACTTCAAGCGTGAAGCTATTCAATATGCATGGGAGTTTCTAACAGAAACACTTGGGCTGCCTGCTGAAAAATTGTGGATCACCGTTTTCGAGGAAGATGATGAAGCGGCTGATATCTGGTTAAAAGAAATTGGTGTTTCAGCAGAACGTTTTTCCCGTATTGGCGCAAAAGATAATTTCTGGTCAATGGGTGATACAGGTCCATGTGGCCCATGCTCGGAAATATTCTATGACCACGGTGAAGATGTTGCCGGTGGTCCGCCTGGCACACCAGAAGAAGATGGCGATCGTTATATCGAAATCTGGAATCTGGTCTTCATGCAGTTCAACCGTTCAGCTGATGGTACCTTGACACCGTTGCCAAAACCTTCTGTGGATACGGGCATGGGGCTTGAACGTCTGGCAGCCGTGCTACAACACGTTCATAACAACTACGAAATAGATCTATTCCAACATCTGATCCAAGCGATTCAAAAACTGTCTGGTACAGAAGATCACACTAACTTCTCACTACGCGTTATCGCCGATCATATTCGCTCATGTTCATTCATGGTCACCGATGGTGTTTATCCATCGAATGAAGGCCGTGGTTATGTCTTGCGTCGTATTATCCGTCGCGCGATTCGTCATGGTCATAAGCTCGGACTCAAAGACAACTTTTTCTACAAGCTGGTGCAACCTCTTGTTGATGAAATGGGCGAAGCATTTCCTGAACTTGCCCAATCGCAGGAGCTTGTTGAAAAAGCACTTCAACAAGAAGAAACACGCTTTGCTGACACGCTGGATAATGGGTTAAAAATTCTGGACCAAGCCATTGAAGACATGGGTGATAAAGAGATTCCAGGTGAAACTGTTTTCTTACTCTATGATACATACGGCTTCCCTATCGATCTGACTGCAGATATTGCTCGCGAACGCGGCCTGACAATTGATATCGCTGGTTTTGAACGTGCCATGGAAGCACAACGTAGTCGTGCCCGTAGTGCGAGCCAGTTCTCAGGTGGTTTATCAGACCAAATTACTATTGATAGTAGTACAGAATTTTGTGGTTATGACCTCACTCAACATGACAGCACCATCCTGGCAATCATCGTCAATGGCGAACATGTTGATAGCATTTCTGAAGGTCAAGAAGGGTTAATCGTATTAGACAAGACCCCTTTCTATGCTGAGTCTGGTGGTCAGGTAGGCGATCACGGTGACATCAACGTAGATAACGCGAGCTTCACGGTTACCGATACGCGTAAACAATCTCAAGCATTCACACATATCGGTCGATGTGAACATGGCCGTTTCCAAGTTGGTCAACATGTCACCGCACAGATTGATGAAAATAACCGTCTGGCGACAGCATTAAATCACTCAGCGACGCATTTATTACATGCGGCTTTACGTAAAGTTCTTGGCGAGCATGTGATGCAGAAAGGTTCATTAGTCAATCCACAACGTTTGCGCTTTGACTTTTCACACTTTGAGCCTGTGACACGAGCTCAGCTACGTGAAATCGAACGTTTAGTAAACCAACAAATTCGCCTCAACCACCCTGTTGAAACTCGTTTAATGGCCATAGAAGAAGCGAAGAAAAGCGGCGCAATGGCTTTGTTTGGCGAGAAATACGATGACGAAGTCCGCGTATTGAGCATGAGCGATTTCTCAATCGAACTCTGTGGTGGTACCCACGTTAAACAAACCGGTGACATCGGTATGCTCAAAATTATTTCTGAAGCGGGTATTGCATCGGGTGTGCGTCGTATTGAAGCCGTCACCGGTGAAAAAGCGATTGATTACATAGAGCAAATGGAATCAACCCTCACTGATGTATCTGAGTTACTAAAAGCTAAACCTGCCAATGTACAAGACAAAGCCTCACAGCTGGTACAAAGACAACGTGAGTTAGAAAAAGAACTGGACGTATTAAAAGCCAAATTAGCCAGCAGTGCAGGCAATGATTTAGCAGATTCTGCTACCGACATTAACGGTATCAAAGTATTGGCTTCCACGTTGGAAGGCGCTGATGGTAAATCACTTCGAGACACCGTCGATCAGCTCAAAAATAAGCTTGGCACGGCTGCTATTGTACTCACCGCTGTCCAGGATGAAAAAATTACAATTATTGCTGGCGTTACTAAGGATATTACCGATAAAATCCGCGCCGGAGATCTGGTTGGTCATATAGCTAGTCAGGTTGGTGGTAAAGGTGGCGGTCGTCCTGATATGGCTCAAGGCGGCGGTAATGAACCTCAGAACCTGGCAGCAGCTCTAGCTTCTGTACCAGACTGGGTGACTTCGAAGTTGGAAAACTAA
- a CDS encoding regulatory protein RecX, whose product MKQSASARAVSYLANREHSAHELAQKLNKAGFDAEEVEKVIQQLKETNLQSDVRFAESFIRSRANRGYGAVRINMELKDRGVAADIITECMTAAEIDWFTLASEVRCKRFGEEIPDDYKSRAKQQRFLQYRGFTHEQITESFNLTDDEK is encoded by the coding sequence GTGAAGCAATCAGCCAGTGCACGAGCCGTAAGCTATTTAGCCAACCGCGAACATAGTGCTCATGAATTGGCACAAAAGCTCAACAAAGCAGGTTTTGATGCAGAAGAAGTTGAGAAAGTTATTCAACAACTAAAAGAAACAAATCTGCAAAGTGATGTTCGATTTGCTGAAAGCTTTATCCGTTCGAGAGCAAATCGAGGTTATGGTGCGGTTCGCATCAACATGGAATTAAAAGATCGGGGTGTGGCTGCCGACATCATCACCGAATGCATGACCGCGGCAGAAATAGATTGGTTTACGCTTGCCTCAGAAGTACGTTGTAAGCGTTTTGGCGAGGAAATACCTGATGATTATAAAAGCCGAGCAAAACAGCAAAGGTTTTTACAGTATCGGGGATTTACTCATGAACAGATAACGGAAAGTTTTAATTTAACCGACGATGAAAAGTAG